The sequence CCAAAGCCATCATCGAGGATCTTGACAAtgggttcttttcaatattagttgatgagtCACGTGATATCTCAGTGAAAGAACAAATGACCTTCGTTCTTTGTTATATGAACAAAAAAGGAATTATTATAGAGTGGTTCCTTGGTATTGTACATGTAGCAAGTACCACCGCTTTGTCACTCAAATGTGCTATTGAATgtttactttgtgaacataatttgagtttatcgaGACTACGTGGGCAAGGTTATGACGGAGCTAGTAATATGAAATGTGATATCAATggtctcaaaactttaattttggaAGAGAATAAGTCAACATTTTATGTCCATTGTTttgctcatcaacttcaattgacacttgttgccgttgctaaaaatcacattaacattgctgaatttttttatgtggttagtaatttagtaactgTTATTGGAGGCTCTTGTAAGAGACGAGATACTCTTCGAGATGCACCATTTGTCAAACTTAAAGAAGATTTAGAGAATAGTGTACGTAAAAGTGGAAAAGGtttgaatcaagagacaaaTCTTGCACGTCCTGGTGATACACGTTGGGGATCATATTATGGGACtattctcaacttgattttgatgttttctGCTATTGTTGATGTACttgagattattgaagaagatggcctctctgaccaaaaagttgaagctcgatctattatgaggtcaattctatcttttgaatttgtttttgctctacacttgatgaaaaacattttagggatcacaaatgagttgtcaatagcattgcaaaaagaaaaatcaagagTGATGAGAAATGTCTAAGCAACGATTACAAGTGATGAGAAATGATGAATGGATATCTTTATTGACTGAAGTGTCTTCATTTTGTGCCACACAAGATATTCCTATCttgaacatggatgaaatatttgtagttagtgGGAGGCCGCGATGCAACacccaacaaaatacaaatttacatcattatcgTGTTGAGCTATTTTACACAGTCATAGATATGCAACTTCAAGAGCTTAACAACCGTTTTTCAGAGGTGAATACCGATTTGCTACTTTGTATGGCTTGCTTGAATCCAAGTAATTCATTTGTggcttttgataaggaaaagttGATACGTCTAGCAAAGTTCTATCCATTTGAGTTTCCTGGGACAGATATCTTGGCACTTGACTCTCAGctttagagttttatttttgataTGTGCAAcaatgacttatttttagagtttcaagGAGTTAGTGAACTTGTTGAAAAGTTAGTGAGCACAAGGAAGCATGAgacttatccattagtctattTGCTTGTGAAGTTAGTTTTGACCCTTCCTGTTGCTACTTCAAcagtaaaaaaaagtttttcagcaatgaaatatataaagaatgaatTGCGCAATTGCATGAAagatcagtggatgaatgattgcttggttgtgtatattgaaaaagatgtagtTGTCTCTCGATAATGAAgattcctggagccgccactgtcTCTCGATAATGAAGATGGAATAACTGTTTGATAGCTAAGCTAGCCCAAGCTGGTCTAGGATGATTTAATTGATTGGTATCTACTGCAAGTTGTATCTTTAAAactatcttttgcaagttggtatGGGGCCTATGGGTACAACTGGAGTAAGAGGAATGTGGTCCGTCTGAGGAAAGCTGCTTGTGTTGAGCCTTGTTGCTTTGCCTTTGTTTGGTGTGCTattgtttgctttatttttttggatgctATTGAttgattcataaaaaaaaaagacatcataaTATGTCTTTAACTCTTTTGATTGAATAAGTTCaaagacaaaattataaagaaattttatatccacaataaattatagatagTAAATAACTTGCTGTTATTGGTgggcaaaaaaaatattttcagttgtggGTTCATATTAAACTAATTACAACTTGCcatgtaaaatttttgtaaaaatattgtgaatgtaacattcctcttaataaataaataggttAGAAAGTATAAGTCTTTGGAGGGTgtaaaagtagtttttttttttgagagagtttcaacctatgacgtccgcttataataattgctctttattatcagatcaagacaccaatcagtttttggtgtaggcgtgGATTGAGCCCCAGAtatcttatacaaccatcagagactttaccagctgAGCTAATTGGAATCCACACGGTGTAAAAGTAGTTAAATTGAAGGAAATTTTACACTGTTATGATGGGGCCACATATTATTTAGATCAAATGTCTGATTCTCAATCAAATTTGATGAGGATGGCCTAAATGAATCTTATtaacttcttctcttttttttttttttgtcaatttgatATCCATTTATAACATAGGTGTgcttgtttatatatatatatatatatatatatatatataaatactttTACTTTTGGTTGACTATATAAAGTTTTTCcttataaatttttgaaatatcacaattttacacataattattcttatatataattaaaattaaaatttattctatatttaaatcttttttataGGATTCTATTCATTAAAATCATATCGCGGTATAGcacattatattttctttgatttataaatatgtagttttataacaaaaataattataataaatgcttaatactacaatatataattctatataaaaacataagcataattattcatattaaaaattatcaaatttcatatttagaaaaaaatgaaaataagaaaaaaaaatcatatgatgTGTAACTTTTGTGTGTATTGGACGGGTTGCAGACTAGTTAAGAATAAATGTAATGTTACGCATACTACAATTTTTATCACCTAGAGGCTAGAAGgtcaaaatttacaaactgatttGTTACTAATCATGAATCATCAAAACAcatttaaaacatttatttattaagtgGTTAAAGTCCACCAAtcataacatatcaatttttagctatacaatatataataaaacttgtaatatTTATAGCATTTTTGGAAGAATAAATCATAGCTTTCACATGACCTTGCGTTAAAATTTCTTATTGCCTCAAAATGGGACGCGGAAACCCATTTAAGGCTTGGGCATTACTATTAACGAAAACATAATCTAACAataagaatctttttttttttttttgctttcgtTATGTTTCCTTTATCATATATACTTGACTTGGATTCGTTGATATAATATATTCTTTGCTTGTACTTACCTGTTACTCAAATTGTTGTCTATAAAGTTGAACAGTTTGTCTTATTAAATATACAGATAATCAAACGGAAAGTTGAGACACCAACTGGGCAAGCTAGTGCGACTGGGCAGTTGTTCTATTCAGGTATGAGCTTTTTGTAATGAGAggtgttacgtccacaacatttttacaacaaatcataggtggttagttgttattggttcaaatttgaacctaacactaagattacttttttgccccaacaataacaaccagtaacatcctgccacttaggatttgttgtaaaaatgttgtaaaaatgttgtggacatatcatttctcttttgtaATAGGCAAAAATGCCCATGTCAAGCTTCTTCTATTTCCTGTGCTTCCAttgtttcccttttttttgggtttaaaaaaaaaaaaaaatttatttttatgtttccttttgtttttattttatttttctaactcgatgtaaattcttttttttttttcggttttttttaaaagaataaaaaaaacttggcatgaatgcatgattttttttttttaccaggcatgattggttttttgtttttttaactatgatattttttttttaaaaaaaatgcatatgagtcaatttatataaattacatttttcattgtttcagctttcttctcaaccaaataaaaaattttccatCACTACATTTTTCCAACCCcaaaccaaattttaaaaataaatttctatccttccacttttctatcCCCTTAACTAGATAGGCCCTTAAAATTGGTATCCAAGACAGGCTCGTTTCTTGAATCATGCATACTTTTCACTTTCAAGTTAaccttttaattttctagaactTCGttaagtatggaggatataaaatgaaaatacaatgtaatagtagatttgtcaaaatttacctccaataaaaagatattgagtaaatttGTAGGCTTagattacaactaattttgtagttaaactttgtcccCTAAAGAATCAACCCTAATTTGACTAAATTAAATCAAATCTGTCCAataataacccaaaaaaatagtaagtATAAGTCTGGCTACTTAATTTCATAATATCttattagattcaaatttgattttgacatgtgAGTAGTTAAATTAAAGGGAATTCCTCTTTGTGATGGGACAAGATTTACTTCGAtcaaatgcataatttttttgttaaatctagttgaagtaattaatttttattattttaataaattgtacttaactttaatttttaaacaatttggGTACCATTAAGAATAAAATTGTAGTTTTCAAGATGCCCTCGTGTTAAAATTACACCACTAAAAAGTCacctatagctgtgttttttTTAGCTGCGTTTccaaaaaacgtggctataagTAACCTGTAACCGCATCTTTAAGAAACACGGCTTAAACATGACCATAGGTTaagtctatagctgcgttttttagaTGTGGCTATACACTAAATCTATAGCTGCATTTCTAAGTATTTTTAGCCACATTTTTAAAAGAGGACCTATACCCGCGATTAAGACATGTGGGCTTAGCCAACGTACAACCACGTTTTTAAGAAGCGAGGCTTAAAACCTAACCTATAACTGTGTTATTGAGGCGTGGCTATAGGtccaaatgatttttttttttggaaagaggaCCTATATTCGTGTTTGTAAAATGCGACCATAGCCTAGCTAAAGCCGCATTTTTATGAAACGCAGCTTAAAACCTGacctatagctgtgttttttAGGCATGGCCATAGGtccaactgatttttttttttaataaaattttcttcaagagGTCCTATACCCATGTTTATGAAATGTGGCCATAGCTAACCTAAAGCTACGTTTTTAAGAAACTCGGCTATAGGGcccttaaaaaaaagttaaaaaaaaaaactcaaaacctaaaaactCGTCAGTTCCCGTGTTTACTCTCCCTCACCCATCTTTCACTCTCTCACTCACTAGCTCCCACCTATCATTGCTAACCTCCTTATCGTGTCACTGTCGTGTTCTTCAACATGCGGCCGCAGATCTGCCTAACTGTGTTGCCGTTGACGAAGCCCAATCATCACAACCCCACCGCCTCTCTAAccctagctctctctctcactagcCAAATACCGCTTCACCGCCGATCATCCTCACCGTGCCATTGCTATACTATTAAGTGTGCTACCGCTAACTTGCCTCACTGTGCCGTTGTACTCTTCAAGGTAGAtctcttttttctctatctcgatttttgtcactttttttttatgagttagATATGTccaaaaaagcaagaaaaaatataaaattagattctataccatatttttatctataaatgGAGAAATTGACAAGAACCTCAAAGTAATTCTCTATTAGTTCTACACACTCATACTAAAATAGATGGAAATATTGTGAGAGAGGAATGACATGGGAAGTGGTTACATTTAGAACTCaaaagtgaaagaataaaacTAATCCACTTTTTTCGAGTAAGCTGTGTTTTTTAAttgtcccccccccccaagatttaagaaattaaacTACTCTCTTCCCCTTGGTACATTTTGGCCACAAAGGAAATTATTGATATACTCTAATGAAAGTGGTCTGCAATTTTAATGAACATATACCGATATAGTTAAATGCATGCCTTTTCAACCTATGAATTCACTTTATTTGTCACTTTAGCAGCCTACTGCACTACatcaaatttaaacattattttattagcaTATTTAGGAGAATAGTATGACAAAAAGAGCAATGTGGTACTAGCATTCTATTAACATATTTGTGGTActagcatttttctttaaagaacTAGCTGGTAAATACTATGAATTCACTATGCTTATCACTTCAAGAGCCTACAACACCACCatcaaatttaaacattatACTATTAACATGTTTAGTAGATCAATATTGAAGAACTAGTTGGAGAATACTATGAACatgataattaaataaaacatgtaGTATTACTAACTAATAGACAGAAAAGACAGGAATATCACTAATCCCAAAACGTATGTGATCTTACTAGTAAAACAACTAAAGCCAAAAAAACCAAGACACCTTGATAtcataaacaaaatcaaaataaggGGGAAAACCAAAAATAGAACCTTAGaaccaaatatttttattttttcttcacttgcTTATTAAGCAAAATTACCAACATCAAGATGGCTTTCACCAAGGAACTTTAAGGTGGGGCGGGGGGAGAAAAATTCTATGCAAAATAGTCATTCAAAAATACACAAAACAATCAACACTCCTAATATCAATGTAAGCACCTTATACCACCATGCAAGCTACCCGCTTACTCACACTCAACAACAAGCTACCCGCTTACTCACACTCAACAACCCACTACAAAACAGTTATGAAATTCTAATGTAAACCACCTTAgaattttacaagtatttaaatagAAAACATGTACTATGCTGAAGCCAAACACACggctcttcaaaaaaaaatcaaaactcaccACTAGCTAAGAATGCTTAGCCTATAAAGGATGAGTTTAATTTATAAGGAATatattaatacaaaaattaaatatatacaaCACATGGAATTCTAATgtaatataatgaaaaagaagTAGATACCAAATAAAAACTTGCTTCATAGGCTCATAGGTTTCAAATAAGCAAAGCTTGGCTGGGTATTAAGAACACTAAAGTTCAAACAACTCCTCAAGTCAAGCCCACAAAGACATATAGATATCGCTAAAATTTCTGACTTCCAtcaaaatcataacaaaatataaaagacaACAAGAAGGGCCATAGTATCATGGTAATCACGATTTCAAGCATATGGTATATCTGACTCACCACATGCCGAAAAGGCATCATTATCAACATCCATGTTATTTGTAGACAGATGTAGTTCACAATCCCATAATCACCAGTCACATGATGTTTAGATTCATCATATCCCCATTTTCCATCAACATAGAATTTGTATTGCATGCAAGTTAATCCACATATAAATACATTCATGTTTGttaagaatcaaaatttaaacatctTTACCATCATGACATAAAATTTGTATGCCTCATAGTAGGCATTCTTTATTCAAATAGAAGGAATTTCAAAGGATTGCATTTATTTTGACAGATTCAAGCACTTTAAGCCCATATATCAGTATAGTAATAATTAAAACTTTAGAATGTAATTTaaccaaaatcaaaaataaaaaccacaaaATTAACTCAAAGTGAAACAAAGGTGAGGAGGTTGTTGTATTTTCAGTTTCACTACATAGTAGGTCAGCCATCTTGTAAAAATGGTTTGGTCCATGAAACATTATCcgattgatttgaaattttaagggaACATGACCTTATATGTATACAAGGTACCACAAAAAATTCATGTAAAATGATTTTTCTatagtttattaaaaatcacATATTGCAGCTGACTCAAGTCTGTCCATGATAGATTCAGGATTCCAAAAGAAAATTGCTATGGTTTTAATACTAGCCCAAATGCTTTGAGACTTTATTCACATTAAAACCACGTGTTAAAGCATATTAAAAACAAGGAATGAAACCCTTAATCTCATATAAACAATGACCACAACAACAAATTAAGAAACcaaaactcataactcatagagacaatttatcaaacacttggtaAGCAAAAGGCACATGCTCACATTACTTACACAAATTTATAGTTAACAGTACACTCACACCCACATATGCCAAAGATCAATTTATTTGTGATAACAATTACAAATAGACATACAATTAAAGATaatgtaaaaaaacaaaagcggTGGAAAGGAAAATAAGACCTATGAAGCATCAGTTCTAACTCAGTATTTTTGTCTTTAAGGAAAATATGGTGGACTATGTGATTTGAGGCCTATATTGActaaaaattttatacatttcGAATTTTAGAATGATGTTTAGATAATTATAGAGTACAGTCTCAAAACTGGGTTAGCTGTACAACGTAAgtaagtgttaagcaaaatgCAAAATGCTAAGAGAGGTGATTGGTAAGCAAAATGCTATATGATTAACTCTGTTTGAGTGGCTATGAGGATTAAATAGTTTTATTAAAGTGGGCTTATCTAATCAATAAGTTccaaataaaatgttaataaaatatcataatgTATTCTCAACTAGTATTTCCACCTTCAAAAGCTCCTCAGACTGGCTCtccaaataaaattaaggataaGGTAAGATTGCTTACCAATCACCTCTCTTGGACCCTGCAAAAGTGTGGACTTTGTACACTAGGTACAACATTCTTTGTAACTTACACAAACACCAGTGGGTCTTACACTATTCTCTCAAGTACAAGAAATGCCATTTCATCTAAATTGACATGGGTTTGGGAGTATTCGATACCAACGAAATTCTTCTTGATTTTTAGCTTAGGGATAAAATTGACAACATCAATACACAAATGATAGCATTGAATTAACGCGGCCTATCTCTCAAAACAAGTTCGCAACAGAATCAACACATTCGCGCCTCGTAATGATTTTATCTTAGATTTTTCTCCATATGCTTTGTCCAAATTGTATACAACTCTAGGGCAAAGGTTGGAGCGTTGGCAACCAAAACACCTATACAACTCTACATATTATATATTCTAGAAAAGCAATAATATTAAGTAGCACGCAGCTATTGATAGTGAAttcatcaacaaaaagaaaacatcaaaaaaaaaaaaaaattttatagaaaacaaGCAAAAAGGGGGTGGGGTTGGAAAAGGAGGAAGCTCAAACTTGTGGTGCGTAAACTGTGAGTTTCGAGAATGAGCATGAGGAAAGCAAAGAATTCATCTTCATAGTCTAAAACCCTGTGGAACATCGGTCTCCTTAAAGCCAATACCTGTAGTACTTGTAGTTGTTGTTATTGTTCTAcaattaaatatcaatatatataatcaattggaaaatgaagagaagagaagataGTTACGCCAAAAGAATAGGgggaaatttgaagaaaaaaaaaagggtaactTTGCATCGGGAAAATGTGGGTGGAGGCAGAAAATGAGACTAAAAAGAAgcgggaaatataaaaaaaaaaattaagtgggaggctgaaaattttgaagtggTGAGTGGGGGCTTATTGTGACTAACATGGGActaattttgaactttttttttttttaatgaaagaaaCGTGTGGACTAAATGATTATCACTTGATAAGTTTGtcttttactaaaaatttatgatatacttttgctttataaaaaaaaaaaaaact comes from Castanea sativa cultivar Marrone di Chiusa Pesio chromosome 3, ASM4071231v1 and encodes:
- the LOC142628367 gene encoding uncharacterized protein LOC142628367, with translation MSKQRLQVMRNDEWISLLTEVSSFCATQDIPILNMDEIFVVSGRPRCNTQQNTNLHHYRVELFYTVIDMQLQELNNRFSEVNTDLLLCMACLNPSNSFVAFDKEKLIRLAKFYPFEFPGTDILALDSQL